TTCTGGCTCGGCCATTAACCCCTGCTGGACTTTTAGGCAACCCACCGATGCCAATCAGCTCAACTGCGGTAATCCATTGTTTTTTCATATCTATACTCTATCAATGAGCCGCTGTAGCAAGTCCCTAACGCGAAGTGAGCACCTGGTGGGCTAATCTGTTGTTAGCCGTTCGATCAGGCTTTTAGCTCCTTCCCGAAAAATAAACGTAATAACTTGCTCCCTTTCAGCCTCAGTAAAACGATAGTAAGCCTCTACCCATAGGGCCAATGGGTCTTGTCGCACTGGCGTATACTGTGCTGGCTCCTCCCGTAGATGTAATGAATTCATTATAGTGGAGGGCAAACTCTCAACATGGTATTCCACTGCTTTCCCTTGAACGCCACGACGGCGGCGCTGTTCCCATCCCTCACGTTTCGCCATAAGGTTAATACCTTGTGGTGACGATGGTAATCCTTCAAGACCTGCCAATTCCTTAGCGGCAAACCACTCTTTTTTCATGGTGTTGCTTCCTAATATGCGTTGTGGCTCAAAAAAGGAATATTTAGAAAACATTTAAAATCTTTTAGAAAATAAATGGTATGATCTTTCTAAATGGTCACTTTCTGTTCACAGTACGATTAACAATGTACCGTTATTTATATCACTAACGCGCCATCTGCTTAGAAAAAAAAGGATTAAAGATGATTTTAAAGAAATCTGATTGGCACCCAGCAGACATCATTGCCGCCCTACGTAAAAAAGGCACAACGTTAGCCGCTCTCTCCCGTAAAGCAGGGTTAAGTTCATCTACACTTGCCAATGCGTTAACTCGTCCCTGGCCAAAGGGGGAATGGTTGATTGCCGAATGTTTGGACATTCATCCTTCCGAAATCTGGCCGACACGTTATTTTGATCCAAAGACAGGGGTACTTATTGACCGAAAAGTGAGGATACGCCCAGCTATTGTTCGGGCATAAAAAAACCCTGCCAGCTTATCGCTCACAGGGTGGAGGTGACCATTTCATCAAATCGCCGAACATTGCTTCGGCGGTTGATAATATTATCTCAGGGGCAGCTTTAAGCCCCTGCTACTACTTATTATTGACGAACTGCTCGCCCAGCTCGATATCTTTGTGCAACACATCAAGCATGCTTTCTAGCGCTTGTTGTTCAAAAGCACTCAGTTTGCCAATGTCTTTACGTTCAGCAACACCGTTTTTACCTAACAGGATTGGCTGAGCAAAGAAACGGGCATATTTACCGTCACCTTCAACGTAAGAACATTCAACAACATTGCTTTCGCCTTGCAGAGCACGGACCAGAGAAAGACCAAAACGTGCCGCAGCTTGCCCCATAGACAGGGTCGCTGACCCGCCACCGGCTTTTGCTTCAACAACTTCAGTACCCGCATTCTGGATACGTTTAGTCAGATCAGCCACTTCTTGCTCGGTAAAGCTAATGCCTGGAATTTGTGACAACAATGGCAAAATAGTAACACCAGAGTGCCCACCGATAACCGGCACTTCGATATCCTGAGGTTGCTTACCTTTAAGTTCAGCAACAAAGGTATTAGAGCGGATGGTATCCAGTGTTGTAATGCCAAATAATTTGTTCTTGTCGTAAACACCGGCTTTTTTCAGCACTTCTGCGGCGATTGCAACAGTCGTGTTAACTGGGTTGGTAATGATACCGATTAATGCTTTCGGGCAAGTACGCGCGATTTGCTCAACCAGATTACGGACGATACCGGCATTAACATTGAACAGATCTGAACGATCCATGCCTGGTTTCCGTGCAACACCAGCAGAAATCAGAACAATATCGGCCCCTTGAAGGGCTGGGGTAGCATCTTCGCCGCTAAAGCCTTTAATATTAACAGCAGTCGGGATATGGCTCAGATCAACCGCAACACCAGGAGTCACTGGCGCGATATCATATAATGAGAGGTCTGAACCGGAAGGAAGCTGGGTCTTGAGTAGAAGAGCGAGGGCCTGGCCGATACCACCAGCGGCACCGAGAACTGCAACTTTCATCCTATACTCCTTTTTATATTTAATTTAAATTTGCCGTGAATTCATCTATTTAGGCACCTTAATTTATTGTGATTTTAAACACAATCTATTAACAGTCAGATTGAGATATCACGCATCAAAAAGGCGCATAAGACTTATGTATTTTAGAGTAAATCGCTTATTCATTAATGATATAGCGCACATTATTCTAAAATTTACCGAAGTATTCATGACAGGTTAATCGGCGGTTACATTACACCCTTCTGTTACATCAGAACAACATCATTTTAATAACATTTTGGTTACTCAAGCCGAATGTTAATAAAAACTGATTTAGCATAATCGTAACAGTAAGATGATGTTAAAATTTCACCACACCTTGATATCAGCGCTTTTATCGCCAATACTCCATAGTCATGTTGAATAAAAATTCATTTATATGCATAATAATCCTATTCATTATTGACTGTTCAAGGCATAGAAAATGCGTAATCCAGCAAAACAAGAAGATCTTATCAAGGCGTTTAAGGCGTTATTGAAAGAA
The sequence above is drawn from the Yersinia intermedia genome and encodes:
- a CDS encoding DNA-binding protein, with translation MKKEWFAAKELAGLEGLPSSPQGINLMAKREGWEQRRRRGVQGKAVEYHVESLPSTIMNSLHLREEPAQYTPVRQDPLALWVEAYYRFTEAEREQVITFIFREGAKSLIERLTTD
- a CDS encoding helix-turn-helix domain-containing protein, whose translation is MILKKSDWHPADIIAALRKKGTTLAALSRKAGLSSSTLANALTRPWPKGEWLIAECLDIHPSEIWPTRYFDPKTGVLIDRKVRIRPAIVRA
- the mdh gene encoding malate dehydrogenase, which translates into the protein MKVAVLGAAGGIGQALALLLKTQLPSGSDLSLYDIAPVTPGVAVDLSHIPTAVNIKGFSGEDATPALQGADIVLISAGVARKPGMDRSDLFNVNAGIVRNLVEQIARTCPKALIGIITNPVNTTVAIAAEVLKKAGVYDKNKLFGITTLDTIRSNTFVAELKGKQPQDIEVPVIGGHSGVTILPLLSQIPGISFTEQEVADLTKRIQNAGTEVVEAKAGGGSATLSMGQAAARFGLSLVRALQGESNVVECSYVEGDGKYARFFAQPILLGKNGVAERKDIGKLSAFEQQALESMLDVLHKDIELGEQFVNNK